The proteins below come from a single Candidatus Zixiibacteriota bacterium genomic window:
- the nuoI gene encoding NADH-quinone oxidoreductase subunit NuoI, protein MKDIIKAIGNVFVKMPQGFWVTFKHLFKKPVTLDYPRKKKPMAPRYRGKHYLERYDDGTERCVCCGLCAAACPADAIYMEPEETEKGERKAKVYEINLLRCIFCGFCEEACPEEAIFLGQEYEFSADARNKFLWTKQDMLVPHPRKDNPFKRILRRVRKVYGVPEATR, encoded by the coding sequence ATGAAAGATATCATCAAAGCGATCGGCAACGTCTTCGTCAAAATGCCGCAGGGATTCTGGGTCACGTTCAAACACCTGTTCAAGAAGCCCGTGACGCTGGATTACCCGCGCAAGAAGAAACCGATGGCCCCTCGGTATCGCGGCAAGCACTACCTCGAGCGCTACGACGACGGTACCGAACGCTGCGTATGTTGCGGTCTGTGCGCGGCCGCGTGCCCGGCCGACGCTATCTACATGGAGCCCGAAGAGACCGAGAAGGGCGAGCGAAAGGCGAAAGTCTACGAGATTAATCTGCTCCGATGCATCTTCTGCGGTTTCTGCGAGGAAGCCTGCCCGGAGGAAGCGATCTTCCTGGGGCAGGAGTACGAGTTCTCGGCCGACGCCCGTAACAAGTTTCTCTGGACCAAGCAGGACATGCTGGTCCCGCATCCGCGCAAGGACAATCCGTTCAAGCGCATCCTTCGACGGGTGCGCAAGGTCTATGGAGTTCCCGAGGCGACGCGATGA
- the nuoF gene encoding NADH-quinone oxidoreductase subunit NuoF: protein MSFYSPVITNAAEVATSDSLHLFKYVEDPEQYRIETFEKHGGYRAWKKVLTSMKAEDVIGEVKNSGLRGRGGAGFPTGMKWGFVPKDSPRARYLICNADESEPGTCKDRVIMERDPHAMIEGMAIAAYAIGCHLMFVYIRGEFGHCIERVEAAVKEAYARGHLGKNVYGSGYDLDMVVHSGGGAYICGEETALLNSLEGEKGLARIRPPFPAIAGLYASPTIVNNVETLTAVPHIINRGAAWYKSMGTEKSAGSKIFSLSGHVNRPGNYEVPLGFNLKTLIYDGKYGAGIRGGKKLKAVIPGGASTPFLTPDMIDIGLDYESLASVGSMLGSGAIIVLDENTCVVWSIMKLIHFFRHESCGKCTPCREGTGWLEQLITRIERGEGRPGDIEKIDDLCGNILGRTICPLGDAAVMPIQSTLKLFRDEWQYHIDHKKCPCPNNHEFK, encoded by the coding sequence ATGAGTTTCTACTCCCCCGTCATAACCAACGCCGCCGAAGTCGCGACCAGCGACTCGCTGCACCTGTTCAAGTATGTCGAGGATCCGGAACAGTACCGGATCGAGACGTTCGAAAAGCACGGCGGCTACCGGGCCTGGAAGAAAGTGTTGACGTCGATGAAGGCCGAGGACGTGATCGGCGAGGTGAAAAACTCCGGCCTCCGCGGCCGCGGAGGCGCCGGCTTCCCGACCGGTATGAAATGGGGGTTTGTCCCCAAAGACTCGCCCAGGGCGCGCTATCTGATCTGCAACGCCGACGAGTCCGAACCCGGAACCTGCAAGGACCGGGTGATCATGGAGCGAGACCCGCACGCCATGATCGAGGGAATGGCGATTGCCGCATATGCGATCGGGTGCCACCTGATGTTTGTCTATATACGCGGCGAGTTCGGCCACTGTATCGAGCGGGTCGAAGCCGCCGTGAAGGAAGCATACGCGCGGGGCCATCTGGGGAAAAACGTGTACGGCTCCGGTTACGACCTCGACATGGTCGTCCATTCCGGAGGCGGCGCGTATATCTGCGGCGAAGAGACCGCGCTGTTGAATTCACTCGAGGGAGAGAAAGGCCTCGCGCGCATCCGGCCGCCGTTTCCGGCGATCGCGGGGCTCTATGCGTCGCCCACGATCGTGAACAACGTCGAAACGCTGACGGCAGTCCCGCACATCATCAATCGGGGAGCCGCCTGGTATAAATCGATGGGTACCGAAAAATCGGCCGGCAGCAAGATTTTCTCGCTGTCCGGGCATGTCAATCGTCCCGGCAACTACGAAGTTCCCCTCGGTTTCAATCTGAAGACGCTCATTTACGACGGAAAATACGGCGCCGGGATCCGGGGCGGCAAAAAACTCAAAGCGGTGATTCCGGGCGGCGCGTCCACACCGTTTTTGACTCCCGACATGATCGATATCGGTCTCGACTATGAATCGCTGGCATCGGTCGGTTCCATGCTCGGTTCGGGCGCGATCATCGTGCTCGACGAGAATACCTGCGTCGTCTGGTCCATCATGAAGCTGATCCACTTCTTCCGCCACGAGTCGTGCGGCAAATGCACGCCGTGCCGGGAGGGCACGGGCTGGCTCGAACAGCTGATCACGCGGATCGAGCGCGGCGAAGGGCGCCCGGGCGATATCGAAAAAATCGATGATTTGTGCGGCAATATTCTCGGCCGGACCATCTGTCCGCTCGGCGACGCCGCGGTGATGCCGATACAGTCGACGCTGAAGCTGTTCCGCGACGAGTGGCAGTACCATATCGATCACAAAAAGTGCCCGTGTCCCAACAACCATGAGTTCAAGTGA
- the nuoH gene encoding NADH-quinone oxidoreductase subunit NuoH, whose product MLEMILISSAKVIAVIIAVLTGCAYMTYMERKVVAHMQHRIGPSYAGPYGLLQPIADAIKLAFKEDIVPDGVERITYAIAPIASFVPAMLIFAVIPFSNGFTVFGYDIPGVISDLNVGVLYIFAMTSLGVYGIVLAGWSSPSKYSLMGAIRSSAQMISYEISYGLSIVGILIISNSLSLTQIVADQAAESWLFFGNWYIVKQPLGFLLYLTCAIAETNRAPFDLPEAESELVGGYHTEYSSMRFSMFFIAEYAYMIGVGAVGTTLFLGGWNGPFLPPVVWFLIKMFLFMFFYVWLRATFPRFRYDQLMQFGWKVLFPLAVLNTMGTAVWVVLFG is encoded by the coding sequence ATGCTCGAAATGATCCTGATATCATCGGCGAAAGTCATCGCGGTTATCATCGCGGTCCTCACGGGCTGCGCCTACATGACGTACATGGAGCGCAAGGTGGTGGCGCACATGCAGCACCGGATCGGCCCCAGCTACGCCGGCCCGTACGGGTTGCTGCAGCCGATCGCCGATGCCATCAAGCTGGCCTTCAAGGAGGACATCGTCCCCGACGGCGTCGAGCGAATCACCTATGCCATCGCGCCGATCGCCAGTTTCGTTCCAGCCATGCTCATATTCGCCGTGATCCCGTTCTCCAACGGTTTTACCGTGTTCGGCTACGACATCCCCGGTGTCATTTCCGATTTGAACGTGGGCGTGCTGTATATCTTCGCGATGACCTCGCTCGGAGTATACGGCATCGTCCTTGCAGGCTGGTCGTCTCCTTCGAAATACTCCCTCATGGGCGCGATCCGATCCTCCGCACAAATGATCTCGTATGAGATCAGCTACGGGCTGTCCATTGTCGGCATCCTGATAATCAGCAACTCACTTTCGCTGACGCAGATCGTGGCCGACCAGGCCGCCGAGTCGTGGTTGTTTTTCGGCAACTGGTACATCGTCAAACAGCCGCTGGGATTTCTGCTGTATCTCACCTGCGCGATCGCCGAAACGAACCGCGCTCCCTTTGATCTGCCCGAGGCTGAGTCGGAACTTGTGGGCGGGTACCACACGGAATACTCATCGATGCGTTTTTCGATGTTCTTCATCGCAGAGTACGCTTACATGATCGGGGTGGGCGCCGTCGGCACGACGCTCTTTCTCGGCGGCTGGAACGGGCCGTTTCTGCCCCCGGTCGTGTGGTTTTTGATAAAAATGTTTTTGTTCATGTTCTTTTACGTCTGGCTCCGCGCCACATTCCCGCGCTTCCGGTACGATCAGCTCATGCAGTTCGGCTGGAAAGTGCTGTTTCCGCTGGCGGTGCTCAATACCATGGGTACGGCGGTATGGGTGGTGCTGTTCGGATAG
- the nuoE gene encoding NADH-quinone oxidoreductase subunit NuoE, whose protein sequence is MILTDESVKAIKERVTMYPQRRSAILPALTIAYRQVGHLSDEIYREISKVTRIPYVEIAEAATFYTMFPKAPRGKYLIQVCHNISCALLGADSLIGYLESKLGIKKGETTPDNKFTLISVECLGSCATAPMMQINHDFYENLTREKVDAILEELKARA, encoded by the coding sequence ATGATCCTGACCGACGAGTCAGTCAAAGCCATCAAGGAGCGGGTGACGATGTATCCGCAGCGCAGGTCGGCGATTTTGCCGGCGCTGACGATCGCCTACCGCCAGGTGGGCCATTTGAGCGACGAAATATACCGGGAGATTTCGAAGGTTACCAGGATACCGTACGTGGAAATCGCCGAGGCGGCGACATTTTACACGATGTTCCCCAAGGCGCCGCGCGGCAAGTACCTGATCCAGGTCTGCCACAATATCTCGTGTGCGCTGCTGGGCGCCGACAGCCTGATCGGCTATCTCGAAAGTAAGCTCGGCATCAAAAAAGGGGAGACCACGCCGGACAACAAGTTTACGCTGATATCGGTGGAGTGTCTGGGATCGTGCGCCACGGCGCCGATGATGCAGATCAATCACGATTTTTACGAGAACCTGACGCGGGAAAAAGTCGACGCGATACTTGAAGAGTTGAAGGCCAGGGCATGA
- a CDS encoding NADH-quinone oxidoreductase subunit A, which produces MFDQLYPILFLLVVAAVLAVVMAGASIYLGKRTRLGRKAQAYECGIEPVGTTKDPIPVKFFLVAISFILFDLEIIFLLPYAMVARDLGVYGLLAISFFVLIILIGYIYELGRGALKWG; this is translated from the coding sequence ATGTTTGATCAGTTGTATCCGATCCTGTTTCTGCTGGTGGTCGCCGCGGTTCTGGCGGTGGTCATGGCCGGCGCCTCGATCTATCTGGGGAAACGGACGCGGCTTGGGCGGAAGGCACAGGCCTATGAGTGCGGTATTGAACCGGTCGGTACGACCAAGGACCCGATCCCGGTAAAGTTCTTCCTGGTAGCGATCTCGTTTATACTCTTTGACCTGGAAATCATCTTCCTTCTGCCGTACGCGATGGTTGCGCGCGACCTGGGCGTGTACGGTCTGCTGGCGATCTCGTTCTTTGTGCTCATCATTTTGATCGGTTACATCTATGAACTCGGTCGCGGAGCGCTCAAATGGGGTTAG
- the nuoG gene encoding NADH-quinone oxidoreductase subunit NuoG, translating to MATETQKVTSTVTLTIDGRQVTVPKGTTVLEAALGMGIHIPTFCWHPKLKSVGACRMCYVEIEKMPKLAVSCATEAMDGMVVHTDSDLVKRGRKAIIEFILANHPLDCPTCDKGGECDLQNLTYKHGYDDSRFDFMKMRFTEGAEHTTFDDKRIGPEIILNRNRCILCYKCVRANKEAFGEYDLGAFERGNITEINAAPGREVTNPFSGNLVEICPVGALTNTDWRYKIRVWLTGQAKSICPFTSSGTNTLLWKEDHQQKIFRCTARRDDSIDDGWIADLTRYGYQFVMADDRLQTPLIKKDGKQVKATWDEALALVAKRLKEIDDTKGNVCIGGLIASHLDNESLYAFNKFMRVTIGANNIDHRLDYPMLPPEGGSAYPVLSSRPFSIADIDTSDVIVSFASDMLKEHPNEYLRMRKAWFFRQAKVITINPYGVNNSDIAAVDVVYTPGTEESVISALCLAAIEAKMVDASRAQGLAAKLPYKTASDAARAAGVDIKDITLIARFLAGGKKVTFMVGELLARCAHREAAAAALANLNRLFDLDARGQMARLARFANSKGAEKLGVTPFPAPAVRTRLESAFGSWPSSEPLTADKMLVQMNKEAINAALVVGANPVMLYPDREFATECLEKLDFLVVCDLFETATTALADVVLPLASFAEYAGDYVNLEGRVQSTEAAIKPRFQSKPAREVIRLIADELGKPLATSPDQLRTEAASILEADHVLTWPAAYVDVPAEPVSAKEGFDIPLFVGDDPHHCGHLTEKSVSLSNFCAEAYVEMSADLAASLDVKAGDSVRVESPVGKIIVPVKVSDWIDTPVVFIPRNFSSTPVTSLLMRKERVNRVKITKVAD from the coding sequence GTGGCTACTGAGACACAAAAAGTGACTTCGACGGTGACGCTGACGATCGACGGTCGGCAGGTGACGGTGCCGAAGGGGACGACCGTGCTGGAAGCCGCGCTGGGCATGGGCATCCATATCCCGACTTTCTGCTGGCACCCGAAATTGAAGTCGGTCGGCGCCTGCCGCATGTGCTATGTCGAAATAGAGAAGATGCCCAAGCTGGCAGTATCGTGCGCGACCGAGGCGATGGACGGTATGGTCGTGCACACCGATTCCGACCTGGTCAAGCGCGGCCGAAAGGCCATCATCGAGTTTATCCTCGCCAACCATCCGCTCGATTGCCCGACGTGCGACAAGGGCGGCGAATGCGACCTGCAAAACCTGACCTACAAGCACGGCTACGACGACAGCCGATTCGACTTCATGAAAATGCGCTTCACGGAGGGCGCCGAACACACGACCTTCGACGACAAGCGCATCGGCCCGGAAATCATTCTCAATCGAAACCGCTGCATCCTGTGTTACAAGTGCGTCCGGGCCAACAAAGAAGCGTTCGGCGAATACGACCTCGGCGCGTTCGAGCGCGGCAATATCACCGAGATCAACGCCGCGCCGGGCCGCGAAGTCACCAATCCCTTCTCAGGCAACCTCGTCGAGATCTGCCCGGTCGGCGCTCTCACCAACACCGACTGGCGATACAAGATACGCGTCTGGCTCACCGGGCAGGCCAAATCGATCTGTCCGTTCACGTCGTCCGGCACCAACACCCTCCTGTGGAAAGAAGACCACCAGCAGAAGATCTTCCGCTGCACCGCGAGGCGCGACGACTCGATCGACGACGGGTGGATCGCCGACCTCACCCGCTACGGCTATCAGTTCGTCATGGCCGACGATCGGCTGCAGACGCCGCTCATCAAAAAGGACGGCAAACAGGTCAAGGCCACCTGGGACGAGGCGCTGGCGCTCGTAGCGAAGCGTCTGAAGGAGATAGACGACACCAAGGGCAACGTCTGTATCGGCGGATTGATCGCCTCTCATCTGGACAACGAGTCGCTGTATGCGTTCAACAAATTCATGCGCGTGACGATAGGCGCCAACAACATCGATCACCGCCTGGATTACCCGATGCTGCCCCCGGAAGGCGGCTCGGCCTATCCGGTGCTGTCCTCGCGGCCGTTTTCGATCGCCGACATCGACACTTCCGACGTCATCGTCTCGTTCGCGTCCGACATGCTCAAGGAGCATCCCAACGAATACCTTCGGATGCGCAAAGCCTGGTTCTTCCGTCAGGCGAAAGTAATCACGATCAATCCGTACGGGGTCAACAACTCGGATATCGCCGCGGTTGACGTCGTCTATACGCCCGGCACCGAAGAGAGTGTCATCAGCGCGCTGTGCCTGGCCGCGATCGAGGCGAAGATGGTCGACGCTTCCCGGGCGCAGGGATTGGCCGCGAAACTCCCGTACAAGACCGCATCGGACGCCGCACGGGCGGCCGGAGTCGACATCAAAGATATCACGTTGATTGCGCGTTTTCTCGCCGGCGGCAAAAAAGTCACCTTCATGGTCGGCGAACTGCTTGCGCGGTGTGCGCACCGGGAGGCGGCCGCCGCGGCGCTGGCCAACCTGAACCGCCTTTTTGATCTCGATGCCAGAGGACAGATGGCCCGGCTGGCTCGATTCGCCAATTCCAAGGGCGCGGAGAAGCTCGGTGTGACGCCGTTCCCGGCCCCGGCCGTCCGGACCCGGCTCGAGTCCGCGTTCGGTTCCTGGCCGTCCAGCGAGCCGCTCACCGCCGACAAGATGCTCGTTCAGATGAACAAAGAAGCGATCAACGCCGCTCTCGTAGTCGGCGCCAATCCGGTCATGTTGTATCCGGACCGCGAGTTCGCAACCGAATGCCTCGAAAAACTGGACTTCCTGGTCGTATGCGATCTGTTTGAGACCGCGACGACCGCCCTTGCGGACGTTGTGTTGCCGCTGGCGAGTTTCGCCGAGTATGCCGGCGATTATGTGAATCTGGAAGGTCGCGTTCAGTCGACCGAGGCGGCCATCAAGCCTCGTTTCCAGTCCAAACCCGCCCGCGAAGTGATCCGGCTTATCGCCGATGAGCTCGGCAAACCGCTGGCAACCTCGCCCGATCAGCTTCGCACCGAGGCGGCGTCGATCCTCGAAGCCGATCATGTGCTGACCTGGCCTGCGGCGTATGTCGATGTACCGGCCGAGCCGGTGTCCGCAAAAGAAGGCTTCGACATTCCGCTCTTCGTCGGTGATGATCCGCACCACTGCGGCCATCTGACCGAGAAGTCGGTGTCCCTTTCGAATTTCTGTGCCGAAGCGTACGTGGAGATGTCCGCCGACCTCGCGGCGTCGCTCGACGTCAAAGCCGGAGACTCCGTCCGGGTCGAGTCGCCGGTGGGCAAGATAATCGTGCCGGTGAAAGTTTCCGATTGGATCGACACGCCGGTGGTGTTTATTCCGAGGAACTTCTCCTCGACGCCGGTCACGTCGCTGCTCATGCGCAAGGAGCGCGTCAACCGGGTCAAGATAACCAAGGTGGCGGATTAA
- a CDS encoding histidinol-phosphatase, with amino-acid sequence MPRQHGDWHYYSGAIHVHTTESDGTKTLEEVAKIGSDAGCDFILFADHMTLSNRDAGREGWYHDCLVLVGYEHNDAEDKNHFLIFGSAGVYPNELSAREYVAAARADGALGIMAHPDEVRAVMAQYPPYEWTDWSVDDVDGMELWNQMSEWMERLTPANRLVMIWSPRKSMIGPTDRVFRKWDELNRRRKCVGIASVDAHGFPVGLGPFTFRIFPYKVHFRTLRTHLILPEPMSHDLDTARKQVYDALRDCRAFGSNIRWGDADAFEFYATAGAEKAIIGGSLSTLKDAQLHVRLPDRADLKLVGNGVTILETTAERFDYHVDHPGTYRVEAWKRGRCWIFSNHIRVGTRGMTQLDTDQIG; translated from the coding sequence ATGCCCAGACAGCACGGTGACTGGCACTACTATTCAGGCGCAATCCACGTCCATACCACCGAGTCGGATGGGACGAAGACGCTCGAGGAAGTGGCCAAAATCGGCAGTGACGCCGGCTGCGACTTCATTTTGTTTGCCGATCATATGACGCTCAGCAACCGGGACGCCGGGCGCGAAGGCTGGTACCATGACTGCCTCGTGCTGGTCGGATACGAACACAATGACGCCGAGGACAAGAATCACTTCCTGATTTTCGGCTCCGCCGGGGTGTACCCCAACGAGTTGTCGGCGCGGGAGTATGTCGCGGCCGCACGGGCCGACGGCGCCCTGGGTATCATGGCGCATCCCGATGAGGTCCGGGCAGTCATGGCGCAGTACCCGCCGTACGAGTGGACGGACTGGTCGGTGGACGACGTGGACGGTATGGAACTATGGAACCAGATGTCCGAGTGGATGGAGCGCCTCACGCCGGCCAATCGACTGGTGATGATCTGGTCGCCGCGCAAGTCGATGATCGGACCGACCGACCGAGTCTTTCGCAAGTGGGACGAACTCAACCGCCGGCGCAAATGCGTCGGGATCGCATCGGTGGACGCCCACGGTTTCCCGGTCGGTCTCGGACCGTTTACGTTCCGCATCTTTCCTTATAAGGTGCATTTCCGTACGCTCCGGACGCATCTCATTTTGCCCGAACCGATGTCGCACGATCTCGACACCGCCCGCAAACAGGTGTACGACGCCCTGCGCGACTGTCGCGCATTCGGATCAAATATCCGCTGGGGTGACGCCGACGCGTTCGAGTTTTATGCCACGGCCGGCGCAGAAAAAGCTATAATAGGTGGGAGTCTTTCAACCCTGAAAGATGCACAACTGCACGTTCGGCTGCCCGACCGGGCCGATCTCAAATTGGTCGGAAACGGAGTCACGATACTGGAGACGACCGCCGAGCGTTTCGATTACCACGTGGACCATCCCGGCACCTACCGGGTTGAGGCGTGGAAACGGGGTCGGTGCTGGATCTTCTCGAACCACATCCGGGTCGGCACGCGCGGCATGACACAATTGGATACGGACCAGATCGGATGA
- a CDS encoding MFS transporter gives MSPTTGSLWRRDIVGWSLYDFANTIYSMNIVSLYLKRYIVEDLGYGDRYYDIPFSISMAFAALVLPALGAMSDHATRKKLFLLLFTISCCVASGLLSIVPSGMIVLTLALFMIANFSYEAGQPFYNALLYSVAEGRQARLVSGIGVSLGYVGSILGMILVLPFVTGELFGWDVPFLDAGGKVAAFLPTAVLFFLFALPVFLWVRERPLELPGPMTIRAGYRDVWEGIRETKKYPGVLRFLIADYFFEDAVATVIINIGLYCSLVIGMTDEEITLFLIVSTASAVIGSYVIGLISRAVSLKRLVRAIVVGWIAALLLFVAVENRTVIWLLGSVVGVLLGGLWTTTRPMLGELVPHDRLGRFFGLFSLSGRAAAVVGPLIWTAVVYLFHPAQPLGAKVSDVLNLPPDSLWLPYKTAVLALALLMAIGLFIFRKVPDTHRGPHAQTAR, from the coding sequence GTGTCGCCGACCACCGGCTCGCTCTGGCGGCGCGACATTGTCGGCTGGTCCCTGTACGACTTCGCCAACACCATCTATTCGATGAACATCGTGTCGCTGTACCTGAAAAGGTACATCGTCGAAGACCTCGGATACGGCGACCGGTACTACGACATCCCGTTTTCGATTTCGATGGCGTTCGCCGCGCTGGTGTTGCCCGCGCTCGGCGCCATGTCCGACCACGCGACGCGCAAGAAGCTGTTCCTGCTGCTGTTTACGATCAGTTGCTGCGTGGCATCGGGACTGCTCTCAATCGTCCCGAGCGGGATGATTGTGCTGACGCTGGCTCTGTTTATGATCGCGAATTTCTCCTACGAGGCGGGGCAGCCGTTCTATAACGCGCTCCTGTACTCCGTAGCGGAGGGACGTCAGGCGCGGCTGGTCTCGGGAATCGGCGTTTCGCTCGGCTATGTGGGGTCGATACTCGGCATGATTCTCGTCCTCCCCTTTGTCACCGGCGAGTTATTCGGCTGGGATGTTCCGTTCCTCGACGCCGGCGGAAAAGTCGCCGCCTTTTTGCCGACCGCCGTTCTGTTCTTTCTGTTCGCGCTGCCGGTCTTTCTGTGGGTGCGCGAACGGCCCCTGGAACTGCCCGGCCCCATGACCATTCGCGCCGGGTACCGTGACGTGTGGGAAGGCATCCGGGAAACGAAGAAGTACCCCGGCGTGTTACGCTTTTTGATAGCGGACTACTTTTTTGAGGACGCCGTGGCGACCGTGATTATCAATATCGGCCTGTATTGCTCGCTGGTGATCGGGATGACCGATGAGGAAATCACACTGTTCCTCATCGTCTCGACCGCGTCGGCAGTGATCGGGTCCTACGTGATCGGCCTTATCAGTCGTGCGGTTTCGCTGAAGCGCCTGGTCCGTGCGATCGTGGTGGGGTGGATCGCGGCGCTGCTGTTGTTTGTGGCGGTGGAGAATCGGACGGTGATCTGGCTGCTCGGCTCCGTGGTCGGTGTGCTGCTGGGGGGATTGTGGACGACGACGCGCCCGATGCTGGGCGAACTGGTGCCGCACGATCGACTGGGACGCTTTTTCGGGCTGTTTTCACTCTCCGGGCGCGCCGCCGCCGTCGTGGGACCGCTGATCTGGACGGCTGTCGTGTACTTGTTTCATCCGGCGCAGCCGCTGGGGGCGAAAGTCAGCGATGTGCTTAACCTTCCACCCGATTCCCTGTGGCTGCCGTACAAAACGGCCGTACTCGCGCTCGCGTTGCTGATGGCAATCGGGCTGTTCATTTTCCGCAAAGTACCCGACACGCATCGAGGACCGCATGCCCAGACAGCACGGTGA
- the nuoD gene encoding NADH dehydrogenase (quinone) subunit D: MALEERTLHINMGPQHPSTHGVLRVELEVDGETVIRAKPVIGYLHTGIEKTMESKLYYKAIPCTDRMDYLAPMSNNLGFCLSVEKLMDIEVPDKVKWARVCLTELTRLNSHLVWVGTHALDLGAMSMLLYAFRERESILDVYEACSGQRMMSTYFRIGGLAKDLPPDFDKKIRAIIKDFPARINDYETLLTNNQIWINRTRNVAVISAEDAINWSLSGPMLRGSGVKHDLRKDNPYSGYENFDFEVPIGRNGDAYDRYLVRLEEMRQSLRIIQQCLDGMPEGPFRAHVPGVVLPPKEDVLHKMESMIFHFKIITEGFRAPKGAAYVGIESPKGELGFYIQGDGSNRPVRIRVRPPSFVNLAVLPALVEGHLFSDVVCAIGSIDIVLGEVDR, encoded by the coding sequence ATGGCTCTCGAAGAGAGAACCCTCCACATCAACATGGGTCCACAGCACCCGTCGACCCACGGCGTACTGCGGGTGGAACTCGAGGTTGACGGCGAGACCGTGATCCGCGCGAAGCCGGTGATCGGCTATCTGCACACCGGCATCGAAAAGACCATGGAATCGAAATTGTACTACAAGGCGATTCCGTGTACCGACCGGATGGATTATCTCGCGCCGATGTCCAACAACCTGGGGTTCTGTCTGTCCGTCGAAAAGCTGATGGACATCGAAGTGCCCGACAAAGTCAAGTGGGCGAGGGTCTGTCTTACCGAACTGACGAGGCTGAATTCCCACCTCGTGTGGGTCGGCACGCACGCGCTGGACTTGGGGGCGATGTCGATGCTTTTGTACGCCTTCCGGGAGCGCGAGTCGATCCTCGACGTATACGAGGCCTGTTCGGGGCAGCGTATGATGTCCACCTATTTCCGGATCGGCGGGCTCGCCAAAGACCTTCCGCCCGATTTCGACAAGAAGATCCGCGCGATAATAAAGGACTTTCCGGCTCGCATCAACGACTACGAGACGCTGCTGACCAACAACCAGATCTGGATCAACCGCACCAGAAACGTCGCGGTGATTTCGGCGGAGGACGCCATCAACTGGTCGTTGTCCGGGCCGATGCTGCGCGGCAGCGGCGTCAAACACGATCTCCGCAAGGACAACCCGTACAGCGGCTACGAGAATTTTGACTTTGAAGTGCCGATCGGACGAAACGGCGATGCGTACGATAGATACCTGGTCCGGCTGGAAGAGATGCGGCAGTCGCTGCGGATTATCCAGCAGTGCCTGGACGGCATGCCGGAGGGTCCGTTCCGCGCTCACGTTCCCGGCGTTGTATTGCCGCCGAAGGAAGACGTACTGCACAAGATGGAGTCGATGATCTTTCACTTCAAGATCATCACCGAGGGGTTCCGAGCGCCCAAGGGCGCCGCGTATGTGGGGATCGAGTCCCCGAAGGGCGAGCTGGGGTTCTACATCCAGGGTGACGGCTCCAACAGGCCGGTCCGCATAAGGGTGCGCCCGCCGTCGTTCGTCAACCTCGCGGTCCTGCCTGCGCTGGTGGAGGGGCATCTGTTTTCCGACGTCGTGTGTGCGATCGGTTCGATTGACATTGTATTGGGAGAAGTGGATCGATGA
- a CDS encoding NADH-quinone oxidoreductase subunit C: MKSTLGDALLKEDTFRDQLSFYIRPEAIFDLCQAFLEDSSLDIRYLKDICSVDWYGHADEEAVGRFEVVYNFYSLKYKGRFFVKVRLPGDNPELPSISALFNGANWLEREVWDLMGIAFTGHPDLTKILTPDDLEGHPLRRDFPLTWEQPKFSWNMDDPPEVIR; encoded by the coding sequence ATGAAGAGCACGCTGGGCGACGCTCTGTTGAAAGAAGATACGTTTCGAGATCAGCTCTCGTTTTATATCAGGCCCGAAGCGATTTTCGACCTGTGCCAGGCGTTCCTCGAGGACTCTTCGCTCGATATCCGCTATCTCAAAGACATCTGTTCGGTCGACTGGTACGGGCATGCCGATGAAGAGGCGGTCGGCCGCTTTGAGGTCGTATACAACTTCTATTCGCTCAAGTACAAGGGCCGGTTCTTCGTGAAAGTCCGCCTCCCCGGCGACAACCCCGAACTTCCATCGATTTCCGCCCTGTTCAACGGCGCCAACTGGCTTGAGCGCGAAGTGTGGGACTTGATGGGGATCGCGTTCACCGGGCACCCGGACCTCACCAAAATCCTCACGCCCGACGATCTCGAAGGGCACCCGCTCCGCAGGGACTTTCCGCTGACCTGGGAGCAACCGAAGTTCTCCTGGAACATGGATGATCCGCCGGAGGTGATCAGGTAA